TTCGCCGCTCTTCAGCCTGCTCAAAGCCGCAAAGCCGGCTGCCCCGAGCACGCTCATCACCGCCGCTCCCTGGAACAAAAGCGGATAGCCGCCCAGCTTTACGACCCAGCCGCCCACGTTGCTGGCCACAATTCCGGCAATGTTCGTGTACACGACGACAAACAGCGAATGCGCGGTCGTTTTGGTCGACTCCGGGCTCGAATCGTAGGCGTAGTTGATGCCGGCGGACAAAAACAAGGCGTACGTCAGCCCGGACAGCAACTGGTTCGCCACCAGCACCTCAAAAGGCGGCTCGAGCGACAGCACGAACCAGCGAAGCGCCCCGGCCAAGGAAACGGCGGTGAGCGTCGCGACGTAGCCGAGCTTGCGGATAATATAACCGGAAAACAGAAATACCGGGATTTCCGTCACCGTCGCCACTGCGTAAAGAATGCCGATTTTGCCCGACGCCTCGCCGCCGAAATGGCTGACGTACACGGAATAAAACGCGTTGTTCATCTGCGGGCCGATGGCTGCCAAAAAAACCGGGATCAAAAACATGAGAAATCTCCGCTCTTTCAGAAGCGGAAGCATCTCCTTGATCATCCCTCGACGGGCCGCAGAGCGGCTGCCGCCGTCGCGCTCCCGCCGATCGCCGGCCGGAACAAGCATCGTCAGCGCGACCATCAAGGTCATGCACACGGCATACACCGTGAACATAGTAGAGATGCCGGCTCTGTTGTACAGCAGCCCGAACAGCGTCACGGCAAGGCCGAAGCTGACCGACCCGAGCACGCGGATCGCTCCGTAGCTGAGCGCGTTTTGCTTCGCGTGGCGGACGGTCATCGCGTCGATGATCGGCAGCGTCGCCGACGAGCACACGGCCAGCACGACCGAGATCGCGATATACAGCGGAAAATAATGATCGGCATACTGGTAGGAAATCGCGACCCACGGCGTTAGCGCCATGCTGATCGCCAAAATCCATTTGGTGATGCCGTAGTAATCGATCAGCATTCCCCAAAGCGGCTGCACCAGAAAGCCGACCAGCGGGCCGATGGAAAAAATAAAGCCGATTTGCTGGGTAGTCAGGCCGTCCTCGGCAAACCAATACCCGACAAACGGCAAAAATGCGGCGTATGCGATATAGAAAAAATAATTGTACACATGCAGCGAATATTTCCGGTACGTCTCCCTCATATGCGTTCAACCAGCTTTTCCAATAGGTTATTAGTCCTTTACCGGTAGCTTCGTTCCAGCCTCTTGGCAAGCATCGACAGCGGGTAGCAGATCACAAAATATACCGCGAGCACAAGCGTGTATACCTGGAATGCGATCGCTCCGCCTTCCAAAATTTCCACGCGCTCGATGACGAGCTGCGCGCTTTTCAGAAAATCCATGTTGCCGATCAAAATCGACAGAGAAGTCGACTGGATCAAGTTGGAAAGCAGTCCGATGACGGACGGCAGCATACGGCGAAACGCCTGCGGCAGCACGACGTACATCATCGTCTGCGCGTTGCTCAGCCCGAGCGCATGAGCCGCCTCCACCTGGGTCGGCGGAATCGATTGAATCGCTCCGCGCACCGCTACGGATATGTTCGCGCTGCTCCATAAGCTGAGCGCGATCATCGCGGAGATATAGCTGTTCACCTTGATGCCGAGCTCCGGCAGGATGAAAAAGACCATGAACAGCGTAATGACGATCGGCAGCCCGCGGAACAGCTCCGCGTATCCCCGGAAGACGGCGGAAACGGCTGCTTTTTTCACCGTTTGCAGCACTCCGGCGATGATGCCGAGAATCAAGGCGAGGACGAGACAGCTAAGACTTAGAAGCAGAGTCTTCGTCAACCCTTGGAATAGAAATGGCGAATTTTTGATCAAAACGTCCAGAGGTCTTCACCCTTTCCGCAGTCTGTTTGTAAAAGTCCAATTTGCGCTCGATGATGCTGAACAGAAAAGACGTTCCCCAAATCAGGATGAGATAAATGCAAGCGATGGATACGAGAATCTCGTACGTTTTGAAATCGTAGGCCATGCGGTCGACCGCCATAAACGTCATCTCCGCCACGCCGATCCCCGTCAAATACGCCGAGTTTTTGATCACCGACACGGCCGTGTTGGAGAACGCCGGGAAGCTGATCCTAAAGCCCAAAGGAACGATAATGCTGCGCACGATCTGCCACGTCGAAAGTCCGAGCGACTGTCCGGATTCGATCAGCGCCTTGGGCACGTTATCGGTGCCGCCCCGGAAGTTTTCGACCGCAAACGCCCCGCCCCACAGCGCGAGCGACAGGATGCCGCACGTCAGCGCATCCAGCTTGATGCCGAGGGATGGCAGCCCGAAATAAAGGAAAAATACGTGCACCAGCAGCGGCGTATTGCGGATGATTTCCACATAGGCGGTCACGATCTGCGACAGCACCGGCACCTTGAGCGTGCGGATGACCGCCCCGGCCATGCCGATAAGAAGCGATAAAATGATGCCGATCACGCTGATGAATACGGTCATCTTCAGACCGGTCAGCAAGAGAGGCAGCGTTTTCCATATATAACCGAAGTCAAAGCTCAAAATGGTTCCCCCCTTTCCTAGTCTCGCCTTACATCACGTTCCGGAGGAATTGTTTGGTACGCTCTTCGCGCGGATTCACAAAAATGTCTTCCGGTGCCCCCTGCTCCACGATAACGCCTTGATCCATAAAGATGATCCGGTCCCCGACTTCCCGGCCGAAGCCCATCTCGTGGGTGACGATGATCATCGTCGTGCCTCTTTGGGCCAGGTCCTTCATGACGTCGAGCACGTCCCGGACCCTTTCCGGGTCGAGGGCGGAAGTGACCTCGTCGAAGAGGATCACCTCCGGATTCATCACAAGCGATCTGGCGATCGCCACGCGCTGCTGCTGCCCTCCGGACAATTGGGAAGGGTAGCTGTCCGCTTTGTCCAGCAGGCCGACCTGATCGAGAAGCGCCCGGGCTTGCGGGAGCACCTCGCTTTTCGACTTCTTCTGCACCTTCACCGGCGCGAGCAGCAAATTTTCCATCACGGTCAGATGAGGAAATAAATTGTAGCTTTGGAACACCATCCCGATGCGCTGTCTGACCTTTTGCAGAGCTGCCGGCGTGTACTGGATCTGCTGGTCGTCAATGAACACCTGTCCGTCATTAATTCCTTCGAGCCCGTTGATGCAGCGGAGCAGCGTGCTTTTGCCCGATCCGCTCGGCCCGATGATGACGATCACTTCGCGGGGAAACACTTCAAAGCTGACGCCCCGGAGGATCGAAAGATCCCCGAAGCGCTTGTGCAAATTGCGAATGGTCAGTTTCGGCTTGTTCGTTTCCATGCGGTTACCCCCTGTTGTAAAATGGCGACTAAGGTCTTGGAATCATTTGCATCGGGTCCAAATCCCCGGCTCTCGGCATATACTTTTCGATCAAAGTTTTGAAGTAGTCGGCTTTTTTCATTTTGTCCAGCGAGGCGTTGACGAAATTCAGCATTTCCGGCTCGTTTTTGCGCACGCCGATGGCCATCGGGGCGAAAGCGACCTGCTCGCCGACAATGACGTAATCCGGCGACGTCTTCACGAACTCACTCATCAGCACGGCGTCGTGCAGCATCGCGTCGGCTCGCTTATCCTTCAAGGCGCGGAAGGCGTCGGCGTTGCTTTCGATTTTCAGCTGCTCGGCGGTCGGCACTTCTTTTTCCAGATAAGTCGACGCGGTGGAGCCTTTGATGACGATGACCTTCTTGCCGGCGAGGTCCTTGATTTGCTTGATCGGGCTGCCCTTCGGAACGACTGTGATCGCGCCGCCGTCAAAGAAGTTCGTCGAGAAGTCGATTTCCTTTTTGCGCTCTTCCGTTACGCCGAGCGTGGCGGAAATAAAGTCGATCTTCTTCGAGGTCAAATATGGGATGCGGTTCGTTGCGTTAACCGGAACGAACTCGACGGCGTCGGGATTGCCGAACGCGTACTCGGCCATTTTGCGGACGACGTCCGGCTCGTAGCCGGTGTTTTTGCCGGCCTGATCAAGGTAGCCGAGCGGCGGATAGTCGACTTTGACGCCGACGACGAGCTTGCCGCGTTTTTTCACCTCATCGGGAACCGGAATCGTGTCGGCCGATGCCGTTGCCGCCGGCTTGGAGCCTCCTGACGCCGGCGCAGCGCCGCTTGCGTCGTCCGTCTTCTGGGCTGCGGTGCCGCAGCCGGCCAGCAGCGCCAAAGTGAACGACATAACAACCGCGAGTGTGACCGAAGCTTTCTTGGATACGATATTTTTCATTTGAATCCCCCAATTTCATTTAAATTTTTATTTGCTTCACTTTGTGGGGTCTTGCTCGGGGTCCCCGCAAAGTACCAGGAATAAGCTGCGAAGGTTCACTTCACTTTGTGGGGTACTTTTTAGTATTGGTCGTAGTACATCTGGATGACGGCCGGGTCGTTTGTTTTCGTGAGCGCCAGCATGAGCAGGATGCGCGCCTTTTGCGGATTCAGCGAATCCGAGGTGACGAATCCTTTCTCGTCGTCGTCTTTCGAGTGCGTGACCGGACCGCTGCCGGTGCGGGACGACCTGACGATCAGCGCACCTTTTTCCCGTGCCTCCTTGGCGCCCTCTTCATCTTTCTTCGAGAGCGAGCCGTCCCCGGAGCCGGCGATGACGATGCCTTTCGCTCCCGCTTCGACAGCCGCCTTGTAGAAGTACGTTCCGTCATTTTGATACCCGTAGATGATGTCGACCTGAGGCAGTTCGTCTACCGCGCTGATGTCAAAAACAGTGTCGGTCGTATGCTTGCGCGCCGGTTCGCTGTAGAACGAGATTTTGCTGCCGGAGATCATGCCGAGATATCCGTCTTCCACCGATTTGAACGTATCCAGCGAAGTCGTGTGCGTTTTGGTAATAAAACGCGCCGCACCGATCCGGTCGTTCAGCATGACGAGCGCGCCTTTGCCTTTCGCTTCTTCGCTGCCGGCCAGCTTCACGGCGTTGTACAAATTGAACGGTCCGTCCGCACTGATCGCGGTGGAAGGCCTCATCGCGCCGACAATGACGACCGGCTTGCTGCTTTTCACGACAAGGTTGAGGAAATAAGCCGTCTCTTCGAGCGTATCCGTGCCGTGCGTAACGACAACCCCATCCACCTCGTCGCTCACCAGCAGCTCGTTGATCCGTTTGCCGAGCTTCAGCAGCGTTTCGTTCGTAATGTCGGGGCTGCCTACGTTGGCGATTTGTTCGCCGCTGACGTTCGCAATGCTTTTGATCTCAGGCACGGCATTGATCAGCGTATCGATCGTCGTCGAGCCGATCGAATATCCGGTCGTCGCCGTATTCGAGGCCGCCACTCCGGCGATCGTTCCTCCGGTTGCCAAAATTTTAATGTTCGGCAGCTTTACTTCTTCTTCGGCGTGTGCGATTTTTGCCGTCATGTTGTTTGCAGGTACGAACAGCTGCGCGCTGAATACGGAGCTTGCGAGCAGCGAGGCGACCATGAGCTTTTTTACCGTTTTCATAGAAATCCTCCCATTTCATGAAAATAAATTCCTCTTTTTTATCGCATAAAGACGAGCCGGCCCCTTTTTCCGCTTACTCGCCGATAAGCTGAATGTATACTTTCCTGCTTTTCGGACCGTCGAATTCGGCCAAGTATACATCCTGCGCATCTCCCGTCACCATTTTGCCGTCCTTCACGACGAACATCGTGCTGTTGCCGGAAAGCATCGACTTCAGATGCGACGGGGAGTTGCTGCCGGTCGCGCCGTAGGACGGAAGGAAGTGGGCGTGGGCATAAGGCGCGTCCTTCGGAATGAGCCGATCGAGCGTCTCCTCGATGTCCGTCTCGACACACTCCAAACCTTCGTTGACCATGATGCCGGTCGTCGTATGCGCCGTGATGACGGCGGCCAAACCGTTTTGCACGCCCGATTCCTCGACGAACCTGCGCACATCCTCGGTAATTTTGATCATTT
The window above is part of the Paenibacillus hamazuiensis genome. Proteins encoded here:
- a CDS encoding amino acid ABC transporter permease; this translates as MIKNSPFLFQGLTKTLLLSLSCLVLALILGIIAGVLQTVKKAAVSAVFRGYAELFRGLPIVITLFMVFFILPELGIKVNSYISAMIALSLWSSANISVAVRGAIQSIPPTQVEAAHALGLSNAQTMMYVVLPQAFRRMLPSVIGLLSNLIQSTSLSILIGNMDFLKSAQLVIERVEILEGGAIAFQVYTLVLAVYFVICYPLSMLAKRLERSYR
- a CDS encoding amino acid ABC transporter permease, which translates into the protein MSFDFGYIWKTLPLLLTGLKMTVFISVIGIILSLLIGMAGAVIRTLKVPVLSQIVTAYVEIIRNTPLLVHVFFLYFGLPSLGIKLDALTCGILSLALWGGAFAVENFRGGTDNVPKALIESGQSLGLSTWQIVRSIIVPLGFRISFPAFSNTAVSVIKNSAYLTGIGVAEMTFMAVDRMAYDFKTYEILVSIACIYLILIWGTSFLFSIIERKLDFYKQTAERVKTSGRFDQKFAISIPRVDEDSASKS
- a CDS encoding secondary thiamine-phosphate synthase enzyme YjbQ, whose translation is MVKLKTIVLNTRAEFQMIKITEDVRRFVEESGVQNGLAAVITAHTTTGIMVNEGLECVETDIEETLDRLIPKDAPYAHAHFLPSYGATGSNSPSHLKSMLSGNSTMFVVKDGKMVTGDAQDVYLAEFDGPKSRKVYIQLIGE
- a CDS encoding amino acid ABC transporter ATP-binding protein — translated: METNKPKLTIRNLHKRFGDLSILRGVSFEVFPREVIVIIGPSGSGKSTLLRCINGLEGINDGQVFIDDQQIQYTPAALQKVRQRIGMVFQSYNLFPHLTVMENLLLAPVKVQKKSKSEVLPQARALLDQVGLLDKADSYPSQLSGGQQQRVAIARSLVMNPEVILFDEVTSALDPERVRDVLDVMKDLAQRGTTMIIVTHEMGFGREVGDRIIFMDQGVIVEQGAPEDIFVNPREERTKQFLRNVM
- a CDS encoding MFS transporter yields the protein MRETYRKYSLHVYNYFFYIAYAAFLPFVGYWFAEDGLTTQQIGFIFSIGPLVGFLVQPLWGMLIDYYGITKWILAISMALTPWVAISYQYADHYFPLYIAISVVLAVCSSATLPIIDAMTVRHAKQNALSYGAIRVLGSVSFGLAVTLFGLLYNRAGISTMFTVYAVCMTLMVALTMLVPAGDRRERDGGSRSAARRGMIKEMLPLLKERRFLMFLIPVFLAAIGPQMNNAFYSVYVSHFGGEASGKIGILYAVATVTEIPVFLFSGYIIRKLGYVATLTAVSLAGALRWFVLSLEPPFEVLVANQLLSGLTYALFLSAGINYAYDSSPESTKTTAHSLFVVVYTNIAGIVASNVGGWVVKLGGYPLLFQGAAVMSVLGAAGFAALSRLKSGEAASARPRDARSV
- a CDS encoding type II asparaginase; amino-acid sequence: MKTVKKLMVASLLASSVFSAQLFVPANNMTAKIAHAEEEVKLPNIKILATGGTIAGVAASNTATTGYSIGSTTIDTLINAVPEIKSIANVSGEQIANVGSPDITNETLLKLGKRINELLVSDEVDGVVVTHGTDTLEETAYFLNLVVKSSKPVVIVGAMRPSTAISADGPFNLYNAVKLAGSEEAKGKGALVMLNDRIGAARFITKTHTTSLDTFKSVEDGYLGMISGSKISFYSEPARKHTTDTVFDISAVDELPQVDIIYGYQNDGTYFYKAAVEAGAKGIVIAGSGDGSLSKKDEEGAKEAREKGALIVRSSRTGSGPVTHSKDDDEKGFVTSDSLNPQKARILLMLALTKTNDPAVIQMYYDQY
- a CDS encoding transporter substrate-binding domain-containing protein, whose amino-acid sequence is MKNIVSKKASVTLAVVMSFTLALLAGCGTAAQKTDDASGAAPASGGSKPAATASADTIPVPDEVKKRGKLVVGVKVDYPPLGYLDQAGKNTGYEPDVVRKMAEYAFGNPDAVEFVPVNATNRIPYLTSKKIDFISATLGVTEERKKEIDFSTNFFDGGAITVVPKGSPIKQIKDLAGKKVIVIKGSTASTYLEKEVPTAEQLKIESNADAFRALKDKRADAMLHDAVLMSEFVKTSPDYVIVGEQVAFAPMAIGVRKNEPEMLNFVNASLDKMKKADYFKTLIEKYMPRAGDLDPMQMIPRP